In Calditrichota bacterium, a genomic segment contains:
- a CDS encoding acyl carrier protein has protein sequence MAIDPKVKERVKEIIVDQLGVDANEVTDQASFIDDLGADSLDTVELIMAFEEDFDIEIPDEEAEKLTTVGKALEYLEKKLAEK, from the coding sequence ATGGCCATTGACCCAAAGGTGAAGGAGAGGGTGAAAGAGATTATCGTCGATCAGCTTGGTGTGGACGCCAACGAGGTTACTGACCAAGCCTCGTTCATCGACGATCTCGGCGCCGATTCCTTGGACACGGTGGAGTTAATCATGGCCTTCGAAGAGGACTTCGATATCGAAATCCCTGATGAAGAGGCCGAGAAGCTGACGACCGTGGGCAAGGCGCTGGAATACCTCGAGAAGAAGCTGGC
- the fabG gene encoding 3-oxoacyl-[acyl-carrier-protein] reductase produces the protein MAVLQDKVAAVTGAGRGIGRSIALALAREGCHVAVADIDEASARSTAEEITALGRKAVALRTDVSVAADAEQLIVTCVERLGSLDILVNNAGIARDDLLLRMKESDWDQVMAVNLKGAFNCLRAAAKVMIKQRSGRIINISSVIGLMGNVGQANYAASKAGLIGLTKSAARELAGRGITVNAVAPGFIETDMTRNLPDSVRQSYLNIIPLRRVGQPEEVAEAVVFLASPAAAYITGQVLQVDGGMVM, from the coding sequence ATGGCAGTTCTGCAAGATAAAGTGGCTGCCGTAACTGGCGCAGGACGGGGCATCGGCCGCAGCATCGCCCTTGCCCTTGCCCGGGAAGGCTGCCACGTGGCTGTGGCCGACATCGACGAGGCCAGTGCCCGCAGCACCGCCGAGGAGATCACAGCCCTGGGGAGAAAGGCCGTGGCCCTGCGCACCGACGTCTCGGTGGCAGCCGACGCTGAGCAGCTGATTGTCACCTGCGTGGAGCGGCTGGGTAGTCTGGACATCTTGGTCAACAACGCCGGCATCGCCCGTGATGACCTGCTGCTGCGGATGAAAGAGAGCGACTGGGACCAGGTGATGGCCGTCAACCTCAAGGGAGCGTTCAACTGCCTGCGGGCGGCTGCCAAGGTGATGATCAAGCAGCGCAGCGGGCGAATCATCAACATCAGCTCAGTAATTGGCTTGATGGGCAATGTCGGCCAGGCTAACTATGCCGCCTCCAAGGCCGGGTTGATCGGCCTGACCAAGTCGGCGGCGCGCGAACTGGCAGGGCGCGGCATCACAGTGAACGCAGTGGCCCCGGGCTTTATCGAGACGGACATGACCAGAAACCTGCCGGACAGCGTGCGGCAATCCTACCTGAACATCATCCCCTTGCGGCGCGTGGGACAGCCGGAGGAAGTGGCCGAGGCGGTAGTCTTCCTGGCCTCACCGGCTGCAGCCTACATCACGGGACAGGTGCTGCAAGTGGACGGCGGCATGGTCATGTGA
- the fabD gene encoding ACP S-malonyltransferase produces the protein MSFVAFQFPGQASQYVGMARDLYEAFPLARELFAQAQEILGFDLAEVCFNGPEERLKQTAITPPAIFVHSAIVTALLRERGVVPDMAAGHSLGEYSALLAAGALSFAEGLRVVKRRGELMQQAGTIAPGTMAAIIGLDEGAVAEVCTEASQAGVVQPANFNCPGQVVVSGAVQAVHRAMELARARGAKRVVELVVSGAFHSPLMDYARQHMGEVLAAAEIRDAQIPVYANVTARPVRSAAEIRQLLHEQLSRPVLWQNTVQNMIGDGATIFYEVGPGNVLTGLLKRINKEVPGRTVGTAEELAQV, from the coding sequence ATGAGTTTTGTGGCATTCCAGTTTCCTGGTCAGGCCTCGCAATACGTGGGGATGGCTCGCGATTTGTACGAGGCCTTTCCCTTGGCCCGCGAGCTGTTCGCGCAGGCCCAGGAGATTCTCGGGTTTGACTTGGCCGAAGTCTGCTTCAATGGCCCTGAAGAAAGGCTGAAGCAGACGGCCATCACCCCGCCGGCGATTTTTGTCCATTCCGCCATCGTCACTGCCCTGTTGCGCGAGCGGGGAGTGGTGCCGGACATGGCCGCCGGACACAGCTTGGGGGAGTACTCCGCGCTGCTGGCTGCCGGGGCGCTGAGCTTCGCTGAAGGCCTGCGGGTGGTCAAACGGCGGGGTGAGCTGATGCAGCAGGCGGGGACCATTGCTCCGGGTACCATGGCCGCCATCATCGGCCTGGACGAAGGGGCGGTGGCCGAAGTGTGCACGGAGGCGTCCCAAGCTGGCGTGGTGCAGCCGGCGAACTTTAACTGCCCCGGTCAGGTTGTGGTGTCTGGGGCGGTACAGGCAGTGCATCGCGCCATGGAGCTGGCGCGGGCGCGAGGCGCCAAGCGCGTCGTCGAGCTGGTGGTGAGTGGCGCCTTCCACTCGCCACTCATGGACTACGCCCGCCAGCACATGGGCGAAGTGCTCGCAGCGGCGGAGATCCGCGATGCGCAGATTCCGGTCTATGCCAACGTGACGGCACGCCCGGTGCGCAGTGCCGCGGAAATTCGCCAACTGTTGCACGAGCAGCTCTCGCGGCCGGTGCTGTGGCAGAACACCGTGCAGAACATGATCGGCGATGGGGCGACGATCTTCTACGAAGTCGGTCCTGGCAATGTGTTGACGGGCCTGCTCAAACGGATCAACAAGGAGGTACCTGGCCGCACGGTGGGGACGGCAGAAGAGCTCGCCCAGGTGTGA
- a CDS encoding tetratricopeptide repeat protein → MNRRIVVSALFAAVLALSLQCASSRIAVPVTKPAQVDITGIKSIAIVDFAGPENSGAIASSMLTSRLFESKFFHIVERERVLQILEEHKLAMAGIVDASTAKEAGRLLGVDALIFGEVTAYSLEPDQVGTEKVERKVGTGQYRTVKRGNKEVREEIMKTVLVDQEYRIRRGAVGVTFRMVNVETGELVAVKSNTKSYDSGKVVAGRGTLKPREQILKDLLGEVVEDFARQIAPYVVVERRPIEGGKGMMAVGKKYALKGLWSDARDAFAQAVAAEPKNPAAHYNLGLAHEVLGDLDKAEAEYQRAIKLQSKDLYFEALARVRNARVEAAKLRKQIERQ, encoded by the coding sequence ATGAACCGCCGCATCGTCGTCAGCGCGCTGTTTGCCGCCGTGCTCGCCTTGTCGTTGCAATGTGCCAGCTCGCGCATCGCTGTGCCGGTGACCAAGCCGGCGCAAGTCGACATTACCGGCATCAAGAGCATCGCCATCGTCGATTTTGCCGGTCCGGAGAATTCCGGTGCCATCGCCAGCAGCATGCTCACCTCGCGCCTTTTCGAAAGCAAGTTCTTCCACATCGTGGAGCGGGAGCGCGTGCTGCAGATCCTTGAGGAACACAAGTTGGCCATGGCCGGCATTGTTGACGCCTCCACCGCCAAGGAAGCTGGTCGTCTGCTCGGGGTGGACGCCCTCATCTTCGGGGAAGTGACGGCCTATTCCTTGGAGCCGGACCAGGTGGGCACCGAGAAGGTCGAGCGCAAAGTGGGCACGGGTCAGTACCGCACCGTGAAGCGCGGCAACAAGGAGGTGCGCGAAGAGATCATGAAGACCGTGCTCGTCGACCAGGAGTATCGCATCCGGCGTGGGGCAGTGGGCGTTACCTTCCGCATGGTGAATGTGGAGACAGGCGAATTGGTGGCGGTCAAGTCCAACACCAAGTCCTACGACAGCGGCAAGGTCGTTGCCGGCCGCGGTACCCTCAAGCCCAGGGAGCAGATACTCAAAGACCTCCTCGGCGAGGTGGTGGAGGACTTTGCCCGACAAATCGCCCCGTACGTGGTCGTGGAGCGCCGGCCCATCGAAGGTGGCAAGGGGATGATGGCGGTAGGCAAGAAATACGCCCTGAAGGGACTGTGGTCAGATGCCCGCGACGCCTTTGCTCAGGCCGTTGCTGCGGAGCCCAAGAACCCTGCTGCCCACTACAATCTTGGCCTCGCCCACGAAGTGTTGGGCGACCTGGACAAAGCGGAGGCCGAATACCAGCGGGCCATTAAGCTGCAGTCCAAAGACCTCTACTTCGAGGCTCTGGCGAGGGTGCGCAACGCCCGCGTGGAAGCAGCCAAACTACGCAAGCAGATCGAGCGCCAATGA
- a CDS encoding ketoacyl-ACP synthase III: MITGTGMCVPDRVLTNSDLEKLVETSDQWIKERTGMEVRHIVEEGVFTSDLAAEAGRRALEDAGLTPDQIDVIILGTVTGDLGFPSTACFVQEKLGAVNAAAMDIAAACSGFLYALTLGDALIASGRAQRVLAIGAETLSLITDYEDRATCVLFGDGAGAAVLEPARENRGVLATYMKSDGRLHHLLYMPGGGVKHRPSPETIAQRMFFIKMEGREVFKYAVTAMGEAAELILEKSGLTSDQVDLLIPHQANRRILDATAKRVGIPQERLFVNVDKYGNTSAASIPIALDEARRSGRAKAGDVVVMVAFGAGFTWASAAVRL, translated from the coding sequence ATGATCACGGGCACGGGGATGTGTGTGCCAGATCGGGTGCTCACCAATTCCGACCTGGAGAAGCTCGTCGAAACCTCTGACCAGTGGATCAAGGAACGCACCGGGATGGAGGTGCGCCACATCGTGGAGGAAGGCGTCTTTACCTCCGATCTGGCTGCTGAGGCTGGGCGACGCGCCCTCGAAGATGCCGGGCTCACCCCAGACCAGATCGATGTGATTATCTTGGGCACCGTGACCGGGGATCTCGGTTTTCCCTCGACTGCCTGCTTCGTGCAGGAAAAATTGGGCGCGGTCAACGCCGCCGCCATGGACATCGCCGCCGCGTGCTCCGGTTTCCTCTACGCCCTCACCTTGGGGGATGCGCTCATCGCCAGCGGGCGAGCGCAACGCGTTCTGGCCATTGGCGCCGAGACCCTCTCCTTGATCACTGACTATGAAGATCGGGCCACCTGTGTCTTGTTTGGCGATGGCGCGGGGGCGGCCGTGCTGGAACCAGCTCGTGAAAACCGGGGCGTGCTTGCCACGTACATGAAGAGCGATGGCCGACTGCACCACCTGCTCTACATGCCCGGCGGAGGCGTGAAGCATCGCCCGTCACCGGAGACCATAGCCCAGCGCATGTTCTTCATAAAGATGGAAGGCCGGGAAGTGTTCAAGTACGCCGTCACCGCCATGGGAGAGGCTGCGGAGCTGATCCTGGAGAAGAGCGGGCTCACCAGCGACCAGGTGGACCTGCTCATTCCCCACCAGGCAAACCGCCGCATTCTGGACGCCACCGCCAAGAGAGTGGGGATTCCCCAGGAACGGCTCTTTGTCAACGTGGATAAGTACGGCAACACCTCCGCTGCCAGTATTCCCATCGCCTTGGATGAGGCACGCAGGTCAGGGCGCGCCAAAGCGGGGGATGTGGTGGTGATGGTGGCGTTCGGAGCCGGCTTCACCTGGGCGTCCGCCGCCGTCAGGCTCTAA
- the plsX gene encoding phosphate acyltransferase PlsX yields MRVALDAMGGDNAPEDVVHGAVEAARAARGEYEIVLVGDRLQIQRELARHFRTAELPLRIHHASQRIEMGEPPAAALRAKRDASIAVAMRLHRQQAVDAVVTVGNTGAAMAAAVWNLGRLQGVARPALGALLPRLEGATLLLDVGANVDCRPLHLLQFALMGTIFYRHVLGHPEPRVALLSVGEEESKGNAASLAAFRLLRKSKLNFIGNIEGGDVLKGGAEVVVCDGFVGNILVKFAESVDRLYRSILRRKIGKHIIRQFGAFLLQPTFEGLRKIFDYQEYGGAPLLGVDGVCIVGHGRSTPRAVKNAIREAVKMVREGVNQHIAAELYQLSGERVG; encoded by the coding sequence GTGCGCGTTGCCCTCGACGCAATGGGGGGTGATAATGCCCCAGAGGACGTGGTCCATGGCGCCGTCGAGGCAGCACGCGCCGCGCGCGGCGAGTACGAAATCGTTCTGGTCGGCGATCGGCTACAGATCCAGCGCGAATTGGCCCGCCACTTCCGTACTGCCGAGCTTCCTCTCCGCATCCACCACGCCTCGCAGCGCATCGAGATGGGCGAGCCGCCGGCGGCGGCCCTGCGCGCGAAGCGGGATGCTTCCATTGCGGTGGCAATGCGCCTGCATCGCCAGCAGGCGGTGGATGCAGTCGTCACCGTGGGCAATACCGGCGCGGCCATGGCTGCCGCGGTGTGGAACTTGGGGAGACTGCAAGGAGTCGCCAGGCCGGCACTCGGTGCGCTGTTGCCCCGCCTGGAAGGAGCCACGCTGCTGCTGGATGTGGGCGCCAATGTCGATTGCCGCCCCCTCCACCTGTTGCAGTTCGCGCTCATGGGGACGATCTTTTACCGCCATGTGCTGGGGCATCCAGAGCCTCGTGTGGCGCTCCTCAGCGTCGGCGAGGAGGAAAGCAAGGGAAATGCAGCAAGCCTGGCTGCGTTCCGCCTGCTGCGCAAGAGCAAGCTCAACTTCATCGGCAACATAGAAGGGGGCGACGTGCTGAAAGGCGGCGCGGAGGTGGTGGTGTGCGACGGCTTTGTGGGCAACATCTTGGTCAAGTTCGCGGAGAGCGTTGACCGTCTGTACCGCTCCATCCTGCGCCGCAAGATCGGCAAGCACATCATCCGGCAGTTTGGCGCCTTCTTGCTGCAGCCGACGTTTGAGGGTCTGCGCAAGATTTTCGATTACCAGGAGTATGGCGGCGCACCGCTGCTTGGCGTCGACGGTGTCTGCATCGTCGGCCATGGGCGCTCCACGCCAAGGGCTGTCAAGAACGCCATCCGCGAAGCAGTGAAGATGGTGCGCGAGGGAGTCAATCAACATATCGCCGCAGAACTGTATCAGCTTTCGGGAGAACGCGTTGGCTAA
- the rpmF gene encoding 50S ribosomal protein L32, whose product MPLPKRRHSRSRRDKRRTHWKAAAPTVSKCANCGEPKLPHRACPSCGYYRGRSVFLPREV is encoded by the coding sequence ATGCCACTACCAAAGAGACGTCATTCTCGCTCGCGAAGGGATAAGCGCCGCACGCATTGGAAAGCAGCGGCCCCGACGGTGAGCAAGTGTGCCAATTGCGGTGAGCCAAAACTCCCACATCGGGCCTGCCCGAGTTGTGGGTACTACCGTGGACGTTCGGTGTTCCTGCCGCGTGAAGTGTAG
- a CDS encoding DUF177 domain-containing protein: MKIYIGDLDEVVRAVELESTSQTLDLEEYTPYRGKVTVHGGINKIGREVYLRVRVSGHALATCDRCLEPFERTFAEDCLWIFTPEPELLEQEQEDVYLLAPGQTEIDVAREVREALILMLPIKMLCSEECKGLCPHCGANLNYETCTCHIEEIDPRWAKLAKFRGVQG; this comes from the coding sequence ATGAAGATCTACATAGGCGACCTGGACGAGGTGGTGCGGGCGGTCGAGCTGGAGTCGACCAGCCAGACTCTCGACCTCGAAGAGTACACGCCCTACCGGGGCAAGGTGACCGTCCATGGTGGCATCAACAAGATTGGCCGCGAGGTGTACCTGCGCGTCCGGGTCAGCGGACACGCCCTGGCCACGTGTGACCGCTGCCTTGAGCCGTTCGAGCGGACTTTTGCCGAAGATTGCCTCTGGATCTTCACACCCGAGCCCGAACTCCTTGAGCAGGAGCAGGAAGATGTCTACCTGCTTGCCCCAGGTCAGACCGAAATTGATGTGGCGCGCGAGGTGCGCGAGGCGCTGATTCTCATGCTCCCCATCAAGATGCTCTGCTCGGAAGAGTGCAAGGGCTTGTGTCCCCACTGTGGTGCGAATCTGAACTATGAGACCTGCACCTGCCACATCGAGGAGATTGACCCCCGTTGGGCCAAACTGGCCAAGTTCCGCGGAGTGCAGGGGTAG
- the ndk gene encoding nucleoside-diphosphate kinase has product MERTLAILKPDCVEKHLIGKAIDAIEGAGFRLVAMKLTRLSRPVAEEFYAVHRGKAFFEELVAYMTSGPCVPLVLEAPGAVDKFRQLIGPTDPQKAPKGTLRGDYGESIRRNFVHGSDSPENAAREVSFFFSTEELLRTDGAAG; this is encoded by the coding sequence ATGGAAAGGACCTTAGCTATCTTGAAGCCTGACTGTGTGGAGAAACATCTGATTGGCAAGGCGATCGACGCCATTGAGGGGGCAGGATTCCGCCTTGTGGCGATGAAGCTGACCCGCTTGTCGCGGCCAGTGGCTGAGGAGTTCTATGCCGTGCACCGCGGCAAGGCTTTCTTTGAAGAACTCGTGGCCTACATGACCTCTGGGCCTTGTGTACCCCTGGTGTTGGAAGCGCCGGGAGCGGTGGACAAGTTCCGGCAACTCATCGGTCCCACTGACCCCCAGAAGGCCCCCAAGGGGACGCTGCGGGGCGACTACGGGGAAAGCATTCGCCGCAACTTCGTGCACGGCTCCGATTCGCCGGAGAACGCCGCCCGAGAGGTCAGTTTCTTCTTCAGCACAGAGGAGCTCTTGCGGACAGACGGCGCCGCAGGCTAA
- a CDS encoding 2-oxoacid:acceptor oxidoreductase family protein → MAFRYEIRLSGEGGQGLVLAGKILAEAAAIYDEKNATQSQSYGPEARGGASRSEVIIADEEIDYPKATRLNLLLALTQEACDKYVKDLLDNGILLVDAEAVERVPEGKFTVYRVPMVAIAERETGRALVANIVALGIITAITNVVSQGAMEAAIRARVPKGTEELNLKAFHAGLEVGKTLQKN, encoded by the coding sequence ATGGCATTCCGATATGAGATTCGCTTGAGCGGCGAAGGAGGACAAGGTCTGGTGTTGGCCGGCAAGATTCTTGCTGAGGCGGCTGCCATCTACGACGAGAAGAACGCGACGCAGAGCCAGTCCTACGGGCCGGAGGCGCGCGGCGGTGCCAGCCGCTCGGAGGTAATCATTGCCGACGAGGAGATCGACTACCCAAAGGCGACGCGACTCAACCTGCTGCTTGCTTTGACGCAAGAGGCCTGCGACAAGTACGTGAAAGACCTGCTGGACAACGGTATTCTCCTGGTAGACGCCGAGGCAGTGGAGCGCGTGCCGGAAGGAAAGTTCACGGTCTATCGGGTGCCCATGGTGGCCATAGCCGAGCGCGAAACTGGCCGCGCGCTGGTGGCCAATATCGTTGCCCTGGGCATCATCACCGCCATTACCAACGTGGTGAGCCAGGGTGCCATGGAGGCCGCCATCCGCGCGCGGGTGCCCAAAGGCACCGAGGAGCTTAACCTCAAGGCCTTCCACGCCGGACTGGAGGTGGGGAAAACGCTCCAAAAGAACTGA
- a CDS encoding 2-oxoacid:ferredoxin oxidoreductase subunit beta, whose amino-acid sequence MIDYTKYLRMSKLPLIWCAGCGNGIVLKSILRAIDKIGWSKDQVCMVSGIGCSSRTPGYVDFNTLHTTHGRAIAFATGVKMAKPELHVIVVTGDGDATAIGGNHYIHAARRNIDLTVVIFNNNIYGMTGGQVSPTTPVGMKASTAPYGSLEPSFNISGLAQAAGASFVARGTVYHVFQLDKLIERALLKRGFSVVEVLTPCPTAYGRRNRLGTGVDMIRWQKEHTISVQEAAKLPPEQLNDKIVTGVLTDVDRPEYMEAYQALIDNLRRK is encoded by the coding sequence ATGATCGACTATACCAAATACCTCCGCATGAGCAAGCTCCCCTTGATCTGGTGCGCAGGCTGTGGCAATGGCATCGTCTTGAAGAGCATTTTGCGCGCCATCGACAAGATCGGTTGGTCGAAAGACCAGGTCTGCATGGTATCAGGGATAGGGTGCTCCAGCCGCACGCCTGGGTATGTGGATTTCAACACGCTGCACACCACCCACGGCCGTGCCATCGCTTTTGCCACCGGGGTGAAGATGGCCAAGCCGGAGCTGCACGTCATCGTGGTTACCGGCGATGGCGATGCGACTGCCATCGGCGGCAACCACTACATCCACGCAGCGCGCCGCAACATCGACCTGACGGTGGTCATTTTCAACAACAACATCTACGGCATGACCGGTGGACAGGTTTCGCCGACGACTCCTGTGGGGATGAAGGCGAGCACCGCGCCCTATGGCAGCCTTGAGCCGTCTTTCAACATTAGCGGCCTTGCCCAGGCGGCAGGGGCAAGCTTCGTCGCCCGCGGCACTGTCTATCACGTGTTTCAGCTGGATAAGCTCATCGAACGAGCTCTGCTCAAACGCGGGTTCTCGGTGGTCGAGGTGCTAACCCCATGTCCCACTGCCTATGGGCGTCGCAATCGCCTCGGCACCGGCGTGGACATGATCCGCTGGCAGAAGGAGCACACCATCAGCGTGCAGGAGGCAGCAAAACTGCCCCCGGAGCAACTGAACGACAAGATCGTGACGGGCGTGCTTACTGACGTTGACCGCCCAGAGTACATGGAGGCTTATCAGGCGCTCATCGACAACCTCAGACGGAAGTGA
- a CDS encoding 2-oxoacid:acceptor oxidoreductase subunit alpha, which produces MQREKGPRVEVMTGNDACAEGALAAGLSFFAGYPITPSSEIAEILSYRLPQVGGKFIQMEDEIGAMGAVIGASLAGAKAMTATSGPGFSLKQENIGFAAMAEVPCVVVDVQRGGPSTGLPTLPSQMDVMQARWGTHGDHEIIALCPYSVRETFDLTVRAFNLAERYRTPVILLMDEIVAHVNEKVILPEPDEIEVYERKLPNCPPEEFLPYKFTEDDIPPMASYGTGYRFHVTGLCHDETGFPTNDPVQIDRLIRRLNRKISRHRDDIVQVAEEQLEDAEIGVVAYGATARAARQAVRLARQEGIPAGLLRPLVLWPFPDKEMRALAERVSAIIVAELNMGQVAHEVEWAVCGKVPVHRVNRVDGEPIPPELILHAIREVAR; this is translated from the coding sequence ATGCAGCGCGAGAAAGGGCCGCGAGTGGAGGTGATGACCGGCAACGATGCCTGCGCCGAGGGTGCGCTGGCCGCAGGGCTGAGCTTTTTTGCCGGCTATCCCATCACCCCGTCGTCAGAAATTGCCGAGATTCTCTCCTACCGCTTGCCGCAAGTCGGCGGCAAGTTCATCCAGATGGAGGACGAAATAGGAGCCATGGGGGCGGTCATCGGCGCTTCGCTTGCTGGCGCTAAGGCGATGACTGCCACCAGTGGCCCCGGCTTTTCCTTGAAGCAGGAGAACATTGGCTTTGCTGCCATGGCAGAGGTGCCGTGCGTGGTGGTGGATGTCCAGCGCGGTGGACCGAGCACGGGCCTGCCCACGCTCCCCTCGCAGATGGACGTCATGCAGGCCAGGTGGGGCACCCATGGCGACCACGAGATCATTGCCCTGTGCCCGTACAGCGTGCGGGAGACCTTCGACCTCACGGTGCGCGCCTTCAATCTTGCGGAGCGCTACCGCACGCCGGTGATCCTCCTCATGGACGAGATTGTGGCCCACGTCAACGAGAAGGTGATCCTGCCAGAACCCGATGAAATTGAGGTCTATGAGCGGAAGCTGCCCAACTGCCCCCCGGAAGAGTTCCTCCCCTACAAATTCACTGAGGATGACATCCCGCCGATGGCGAGTTACGGCACTGGCTACCGCTTCCACGTCACCGGCTTGTGCCACGACGAGACGGGTTTTCCCACGAACGACCCGGTGCAGATCGACCGCCTGATCAGGCGATTGAACCGCAAGATCTCGCGTCATCGCGACGACATCGTGCAGGTCGCTGAAGAGCAGCTGGAGGACGCAGAGATTGGCGTGGTGGCGTACGGCGCCACGGCACGCGCCGCGCGTCAGGCTGTGCGCCTGGCGCGGCAGGAGGGGATCCCTGCCGGCCTGCTCCGTCCCCTCGTCCTGTGGCCATTCCCGGACAAGGAGATGCGCGCGTTGGCCGAAAGGGTGAGCGCCATCATCGTGGCCGAGCTCAATATGGGCCAAGTGGCGCACGAGGTCGAGTGGGCCGTGTGCGGCAAGGTGCCAGTGCATCGGGTTAACCGCGTCGATGGCGAACCCATTCCACCAGAGCTCATTCTGCATGCGATCCGGGAGGTGGCCAGATGA
- a CDS encoding 4Fe-4S binding protein, giving the protein MSEEEEQEQQGIQILINKKFCKGCGICVEFCPQHVLAMERNYPVVVNLEACTACQLCDARCPDFAITVVGERRKKKVA; this is encoded by the coding sequence ATGAGCGAGGAAGAGGAACAGGAGCAGCAGGGGATTCAGATTCTCATCAACAAGAAATTCTGTAAGGGGTGCGGGATCTGTGTGGAGTTCTGCCCGCAACACGTGCTTGCCATGGAGCGGAACTACCCCGTTGTGGTCAATCTGGAAGCCTGTACGGCTTGCCAGCTCTGTGACGCACGCTGCCCCGATTTTGCCATTACCGTGGTTGGGGAGCGGCGCAAGAAAAAAGTCGCCTGA
- the arcC gene encoding carbamate kinase, which yields MGVSDGKIAVVALGGNAITREFEEGNITQQFANTRRSLVGVADLIEKGYRVVVTHGNGPQVGNALIRVEEARHLVPPVPLGVIVADLEGGMGYMIEQSLQNKLIKRGITRQVVTIVTQVIVDRDDPSILNPTKFVGPFYHEHEVEELMRKRNWVIKRDPGRGFRRVVPSPLPKAIVEKECIKHLVEQGYVVIAAGGGGIPVYVEEDGTLEGVDAVIDKDRAAAVLGRDIGAQELYILTGVDKVALNFGTPQQRDLDRLTLQEAKQYLAEGHFPPGSMGPKIEAAIDFLQWGGKLVVITSIQGMPDALDGLTGTRIVPE from the coding sequence ATGGGAGTGAGCGACGGCAAGATCGCGGTGGTTGCCCTCGGCGGGAACGCCATCACTCGCGAGTTCGAAGAGGGCAACATCACCCAGCAGTTTGCCAACACGAGGCGCAGCCTGGTGGGGGTGGCCGACCTGATCGAGAAAGGGTATCGGGTAGTGGTCACCCATGGCAACGGGCCGCAGGTGGGCAACGCGTTGATCCGCGTGGAGGAAGCGCGCCACCTGGTGCCGCCTGTGCCCTTGGGAGTCATAGTGGCCGACTTGGAAGGGGGCATGGGGTACATGATCGAGCAGTCGCTGCAGAATAAGCTCATCAAGCGTGGCATCACCAGGCAGGTGGTCACGATCGTCACCCAGGTGATTGTCGACCGCGACGACCCCTCCATTTTGAACCCGACAAAGTTCGTCGGTCCGTTCTACCATGAGCACGAAGTGGAGGAGCTCATGCGCAAGCGGAACTGGGTCATCAAGCGGGACCCGGGTCGCGGCTTCCGCCGCGTGGTGCCCTCCCCGTTGCCCAAGGCGATTGTGGAAAAGGAGTGCATCAAGCACCTGGTGGAGCAAGGTTATGTGGTGATTGCCGCAGGCGGAGGCGGTATCCCGGTCTATGTGGAGGAGGACGGCACGCTGGAGGGAGTAGACGCCGTCATCGACAAGGACCGCGCCGCGGCAGTGCTCGGGCGGGACATTGGCGCCCAGGAGCTGTACATCCTCACCGGCGTGGACAAGGTGGCGCTCAACTTCGGCACTCCCCAGCAGCGCGACTTGGACAGGCTAACTCTGCAAGAAGCCAAACAGTACTTGGCCGAAGGACATTTCCCGCCCGGAAGCATGGGGCCGAAGATAGAGGCGGCCATCGATTTCCTGCAGTGGGGCGGCAAGTTGGTAGTGATTACCTCCATCCAGGGCATGCCTGATGCACTGGATGGACTGACTGGCACGCGCATCGTTCCGGAATAG